AAATGAACCTTTATCAAAAAAGCTGCAGATCCATGATGATCTGCAGCTTTTTTTGCGTTTAGCAGCCAATATCCGAGATTACATAACGAGTTTATTTGTGGTAACGATATAAGGATATAAGATAGTACCTCATTGCGACATCTAGGGTTAGGAGAATAAACATGAAAAACAGCGAAAATGTAGTGAAAAAAATAAAAGAATCATCGATCCCGCTGAAAAGCACGGCTGATCTTGACGCGCTAGTCGAAGCCATTGGGGATGCGGATTTTGTATTGTTAGGCGAAGCTTCTCACGGCACGTCCGAATTTTATACTTGGAGAGCAGAGTTATCGAAGAGGCTGATTGCCGAGAAAGGCTTCTCTTTTATTGCGGTTGAAGGGGATTGGCCAACCTGGATGTGGGCTAATGAAGAAATTTTGCATTTTACGAAATGGCTTCATGATTACAATCTTTCTCAACCCTCGAATTCGAAGATTGGTTTTTACGGCATTGACGTATATAGCTTGTGGGAATCCATGGATGAGATTTTGAAGCATTTGGAAAAGACGAATTCGCCTGAGCTGGATAAGGCACGCAAAGCGTTTGCCTGCTTTGATCCTTATAACCGCGAACCGCAAAATTACGGAGTTTCCGCCGCATTTTTATCCGAAAGCTGTGAAGAAGAGGTTGTACAGCTATTGAGAGACCTTCAAATCAAAAGACAGCAGAGCGATAGCCGCGATGAAGCGCTCCTCAGCGATGAG
This region of Paenibacillus sp. JDR-2 genomic DNA includes:
- a CDS encoding erythromycin esterase family protein, with protein sequence MKNSENVVKKIKESSIPLKSTADLDALVEAIGDADFVLLGEASHGTSEFYTWRAELSKRLIAEKGFSFIAVEGDWPTWMWANEEILHFTKWLHDYNLSQPSNSKIGFYGIDVYSLWESMDEILKHLEKTNSPELDKARKAFACFDPYNREPQNYGVSAAFLSESCEEEVVQLLRDLQIKRQQSDSRDEALLSDELNALVAVNAERYYQSMVQGGPESWNVRDQHMAQALDIIKAFHGETTFHPYCRKDTMRLFTSRNRMRCHH